From Gadus macrocephalus chromosome 16, ASM3116895v1:
gcaaagcagagaaaggggaggtaacttgtcCCCGTATGACGACGTAAGGGGAaaattccaaatcagcgcgtctgagctttgttttttcaaaggcagagcaggacacctagtgctcgttttacacttaacgccatttctagctgctgggggaccataggcaggctaggggaactcatattgaTGTTATAAACCACATAAAAGTGAATTTCTCATGCTAAAGGACCTTTAACATTGATTATGCACTGAGCCCTCACCACAGGAGTGTTATGGTAGCACAAAAAGATGACAAAAACCACTGTAGTGACAACAACTCCAGACACAGCTCCAGTTGTCAGGACGATTCCCATTGTCTCATTAAAAGACAGGAAGTCAACTTTGCGAGGAATACAGGCCGTGTTACCCGGGTTGGACCAGAACTCAACAGGACATCGCCTGCACTGATGGGAACCTGAGAGGATCATACAGGAAAGGCAACTAAGAAATGGGAAGAGAGTCTAACTGCTTCTAAAGACATAAACCAACACTATTGTTCAGTAACAGTATAATTCGTTTCCTGAAACACACTGATTGAAGGGCTTTTGTCCATTACCAGTCTCATTGCTGACCTCTCCATCAGTACAGGGGATACAGTCAAAGCAGCAGACAGGCTCTCCTTTCCTATTGGCTCTTCGGGTTCCTGGGGGGCAGCTCGCACTGCATACAGAAATAGGCACCTAAAAATTGCAATTAACACAATTAGTAAGGTATAAATATTTGATTGTTATGTATTATTAACctgtttaaaggttgggtatgggatttgcgaaacgccagcagattttgaaaatacacaactcaaatggtcctaccccctctccttcaacgctgactctgactccacccattccaagtacctggacgcgcaatcatgcacgagcgcgaacacagatgcgcgagagcgagccaggctagcgtaggttttcgttaaaAAGCATGGCGAATagaattgtcttctactgctaggtccaaatgtggattaactagttccagtagctaccgcaggataacaacaaacaggagcttgctctgggtcacgagtactgcacgaaggggtcgcgcgcggggcgcgggggagggggagtgcagtacgaccgtctgattgacgtacttactgtccaatgcaactcggtggctgtggaaatcattggctggagtttttcgagccctgcccgttccacagatgattgacttatTTAATTTTcctgtcagtacttctaactcagtggctataagtgggttatgataaggatttcaagtaattttgcaaaaatggccaaaaaagcgaattccatacccaacctttaaggtgGATGTCACTTTGACTACCTGATTGGAGCCTGTAGTCCACTGAATAGATGTTTGGTTCAGGTGTAATTCCAAGCCATCCACTCGACCAATCAGAACTAGTTTCAGTGACCCATCAGGGGAGGTCTTCCAGTTGACCAGGTCATAAGCAGCTGGGATGTCGGCTCCTTGGAAGAAGAATTCCTCCCCGTTTGGAGTAGTGAAGTTCACTTTGTTCAGGTGCTCTAACAACTAAGAACAAAAAATCGTCATCAGAAGAATAACACAAAGAATAgcttaataaaacattttaattgAAATAGAATGTGAAATTAATTTGTACGAAATTCACAGCATCAACCATGTAACTTATACCCCTACACATTGGAAATCATACTGGGTGTCAAGTTAATTATACCTCATTCTGTGTAATGTTATAAGGTGAACTACAGGTCGAGCTGTTGTCTCTTGGGGAACGGTCTTTATCTGGGCACGAGAGAAAGCTGTGAAGAGCGTGGGCTGCAGCATACACAGCCAGGTATGTATTATACGCGGCCCTTAAGTGGGCAGTGTCAGTAAAAATATTCTGTACGCCCTcaagtgtctctctcccagtgcaCAGTGATAGGGTAGCTGCGAGTGGAGATCTGGTGGCATGAGAAGCAGGCGAGATATTTGTAGTTGAATTATCAGACAATGACTGAGAATTTGACAgtgtcattgaaaggctacatTCAAACTCCTTTTCCCAAAACTCCTGTAGAAGTAAATCTCCAGGGCGATTTGAGGGTTTTAGGCCCTGGAGAAAACTTTTAAATCCAGGTATTCTTGCACTTCGAATAGCAACACCTAACACACCACTTGCCACTTTCAAAATGGCAACATCTTGTAAAATATCTTTGCTAGTACTCCAAGCCTCACTGGCTAGGAACTGTCTATCAGTCACCTACGAAGAGAAAAGAGAACGTCATTCAACAAACAGAAAATTATAAAGCATTTATTTTCTCATCAGTCCagcacatttatttgtatatttcatAATAGCCTCTCACGTTTCTCTTGGCCAGTTGGAGAAACAACTCCCTCACATTTCTGTGCCAGGTAAAGATCAGTATAACTCTAGCAGTGGAATGCTCAATAATGGAAGCTGCACGTCTTGCATCTTCTTCAAAAGTCTCCCTGTTAAGAAATTCAGAAAAAGCCAAACACACTCCTGATCCCTCAATCTCCTCCTGAAATGCCTGAAAATTCCAAGAGAACTGAATATATCAAAAGGTCTTACTATATGAATGAGGATTCTTATCAAAGCTTTCGGTTTTATCGCtacaaataaacatgttttcGAAAAGTAACAACCTGAATTGCCAGACGACCATAATCATTGTTTGCGATGACTGCTCCAATCCAAGTCCAGTTGAAGAGTATTGCAAGTCGGGCCATGGTCTTAGCCTGGTAGACGTCACTGGGAATGGTCCTGAAGAAGTTAGGAAACCGATGTCTGTCGCTAAGGCAGGGACAGCTAGCAAGGTAGCTTATCTTAATGGGTgaaatataaaatgtaaatagCATAGACTTGATTCAATTGTTGAAGTAAATTGTTATAATCAAACTCAAGCTTAGGAAATATAATTCAATGTTCTTCCTATATTATGGATTGTGAAACTCACtactggaacagagagagaggccagtgTCCGAGACAGTATCATAGCTGTTGTCGAAGAAGCGCCACCGATAATCAGCGGTACAGACGGGCCCCCTGATGAAAGTAATGCATATAAAGTACCTGCAGAATATCAATCAACAATACATGAGGAGGATACCTCATCATACTAATCAGTTTACCTCTCATAGCTGAAGATGTTCCAGATACTTGTGATTGTGGCGTGATGGCTGTGGAGTcacaactctccctctctcccccaaccaGTGAGAATGCTCCATGCAGCACCCAGGGGTGTAGGCCACAGTCGTCGAGGATTCGGTAGTTGAGCTTCACACCAGGAAGAATGAGGGGGTTTCTGTTGATTTCTTCAACTGCAAACTCCATGGCGTAGACAGCCTTCAAGATCTCTGCTTCCAACCTTAGATCACAGGAAGGAGGTTCACCACCAGCAATAATCTCAACAACATATTATTCAGATGTATGTATTTACATTCATTATTCAGTATTAATAAGAAGAAAAGAGCATATTATCATATTAACAAATCATTTGTGATGAGTTCCTTTACCCAGTGCATGGATTGTAGAACGGAGGCTTAATGAACTCCTGGTCTATACCAGGCACTTGGTAATGTAGGTTAAAGAGCCCACCAATGACAACATCGCCATCCTGACCCTGGTTGAACTCCTCCACTCTTAAGCCCAAGCGAGAGCACATGGAAGTCTGCACCCCCTCCAGACCCACCCTGAGCCCCACATCCCTGCCCACCATCACAAGAAGCAGCAGGGAGGGAGCCCTGGAGGACCACGGAGGCAGGAACAGAGACACCCAAGACATGGGCTGACCGGGGGCCGATAACATCAACGAGCACTATGAGACTGGAGACTCAATGTCAAATTATGTAAACCATATTTGTAACTGAATTGCAGAATTTAAAGAATAACAGATAACATGCGGCACAAGTATATcttgctgaaaaaaaaaaaaagattacgATTTTGAATTGATGTCTAATAAATCTACAGCTgtagaaataaagaaaataagaaaGTATGTAAATATGCTAAATAAATGAGTCCCTCTCAATTCAGAAGTGGCCCGTACCTTTTCACCCAAATAAGCCAAACTTTAAAAAGGATATAAAAAAAGACCCCACATTTAAACCTAAACGTgaaaaaataacaatgtaagTGATATTCTAATGCTGTGTTATAAAAATAAGGCAATGGCGGCTATTGTAACATATTGCAAGTCTGTACCAATTCTAACTGCCGAGCTGGGTTTTATTAATGTGGTAATGCCTGGAAGCTTCGTAAACAAGATGACATATTCACATTCATGTAAAGCCACTCCTCTTTAGAAAAAGCATTCTGTCACGAGCCATTAGCAGGGGACAAGCTTGGTGTGCAAGAAATGGAATACATCATAAACATCATAAAACTGCACAGAACACTGTTGGACCAATGTTTTGAATTCTCTAACTTTTAATCAATTATGAAAGAAGTACAAAATATTGGGCACTCAATAACTTGGGAGAACAATTTCTATAACATAGCATCCTTTAATAGTAGAGTTGAAAGAACAGCAACATAAACTATTGGGGTGAAGCAAGTCGATACAAAAAGCTTAAAGTTACTTTTCTTGATGCTTACATTTTTATTATGTTATCATCACATTTGACGTGTCAATAGAAAATGTCCTGGTTAGATCATGACATTTGAATGAAATAACATTTTTGAACAAATGTAGATTTTTGTTGACTGCTAAAGATATCTTAATAAATGTTACATGTAGTTGTGCCACTTTGGTTGGGAGGATCCCTCTTAAGAAACAGTCATACATCTTAAGAAACTAATAATAGTGATAATAGGACGTAAGTAATcaaaacattattattaaaacaataaagatAGAATACATTTGACAAGGTATTAAATAATGCTTCCCAAAAATGAATATAGATATTTGCTAATTATTCAACATTTTGCTACTTTTTGTGTCCCTTGAAATCCATGAAATTAAGAATCATTTGCTGCCTACCCTTTTGTATGTGCACATTTTCCTATCTGCCCATCAGCTGTTTCTTGGTGTTCCTCTCAGGCCTCAGGAGGATGATGAAGCACTTTGGAGCAAAGATGCACAGCAGCAGGCCAAAACTAGAAGCCAGGATGGCAAAGATCTCCACAGCAACAGAGTACTTCCCTGGAGAGCTGATGTAGGCTGGGACAAAGGCCACCCAGACAGCACAGAAGATCAGCATGCTGAAGGTGATGAACTTGGCCTCATTGAAGTTATCAGGGAGTTTCCTAGCCAGGAAAGCAAGTAGGAGACAGAGGCAGGCTAGGAAGCCTATGTAGCCTAAGACAACGGCAAAGCCCACCACTGAACTCATGGCACACTCTAGgttaacctttgacccctggaAACCAAGGTCACGATGAGGAATCGGAGGGCTGAGGGACAGCCATATGGTACAGATGATCacctagataaaaaaaaacacttacaCCTCAATATATCTCCCACAAAGTAAACTATTTTGATGATTAATGGTGTACATATTGCCCACCTGTATGCTGGTGAAGAAACAGACGCTGCCTCTCTGCTGGCCCGGACCAAACCACTTCATCAGGCTTCCAGCTCCTGGCCGAGCTGAGCGGAAAGCGGCCAAGACCACTATGGTCTTCACCTGAAGGCAGGAGACGCAGAGGACAAAGCTGATCCCGAAAGCTGCCTGCTGTAAGCGGCAGGACCACACGGAGGGACGACCAATGAACACCAGCGCACACAGGAAGCAGAGCTTGAgtgacaggaggagcaggaagctcAGCTCTGAGTTATTTGCACGCACCTGGAGGTGGATTATGAATGACAACACGGTTAACCTCAATTCAAATGATTGATCCGAGGTAAAAAATGAAGGTGGAATATGAGAGACAACATGGTTAAGATGACCAACTTATTGTTTCAAGGTTAAACATTGATTATGCACGGAGCCCTCACCACAGGAGTGTTATGGTAGCACAAAAAGATgacaaaaacagctgtagtGACCACAACCCCAGACACAGCTGCAGTTGTCAGGATGATTCCCATCGTCTCATTAAAAGACAGGAAGTCCACTTTGCGTGGAATACAGGCCGTGTTCCCCGTGTTGGACCAGAACTCAACAGGACATCGCCTGCACTGATGGGAACCTGAGAGGGTAATACAGGGAAGGCAACTAAGAAATGGGAAGAGAGCCTCCTGATTTTCCTGAAAACACACCAGTTGAAGTGTTTTTGTCCCTCACCAGTCTCATTGCTGACCTCTCCATCAGTACAGGGGATACAGTCAAAGCAGCAGACAGGCTCTCCTTTCCTATTGGCTCTTCGGGTTCCTGGGGGGCAGCTCTCACTGCATACAGAAATAGGCACCTAAAAAATTAAATGAACTCAACGAGTCAAGTATagatattgtatttttattgttttattatcctGTTTAAGATGGCTGTAAATTTGACTACCTGACTGGAGCCTTTAGTCCACTGAATAGATGTTTTGTTCAGGTGTAATTCCAGGCCATCCACTCGACCAATCAGAACTAGTTTCAGTGACCCATCAGGGGAGGTCTTCCAGTTGACCAGGTCATAAGCAGCTGGGATGTCGGCTCCTTGGAAGAAGAATTCCTCCCCGTTTGGAGTAGTGAAGTTCACTTTGTTCAGGTGCTCTAACAACTAAGAACAACGAATGGTCATCAGTAGCATAAACTAGTTTAATAAAACCTTAATGAGACCTATTTCTTTCAATAGTATGTGAAACAAATGTGCCATAATTTGAGTCTCATCAATTTGATTTTAAGGCCCCACACTATGACATTCATGCTTGGTGTGAAGTTAATTGTATGGTCATCAGTAGGATAATCTTGTTTGATAAAACCATTATGagatttgtttaaatattatctGAAACCAATGTGGCTGACATTCCAAGCTAAACCATGCTATTATAAATCCCCACCCTGTGAAAATCAATCGAAGTTTATTGTACCTCTTTATGTGTAATGTTATAAGGTGAGCTACAGGTGGAGCTGTTGTCTCTTGGAGAACTCTCTTTATCTGGGCACGAGAGAAGGCTGTGCAGAGCGTGGGCTGCAGCATACACAGCCAGATAGGTATTATACTCGGCCCTTAAGTGGGCAGTGTCAGTAAAAATATTCTGTACGCCCTcaagtgtctctctcccagtgcaCAGTGAAAGAGTAGCTGACAGTGGAGATTTGGTGGCATGAGAAGCAGTCAAGTTATTTGTAGTTAAACCATCAGACATGGACTGAGGATTCAACGGTGTCGTTGAAAGGCTACATTCAAACTCCTTTTCCCAGAATTCCCGCAGATGTAAATCGCCAGGGCGATTTGAGGGTTTTAATTCCTGGAGGAAACTTTTAAATCCTGGTATCCTTGCACTTCGAATAGCAACACCTAACACACCACTTGCCACGTTCAAAATGGCAACATTTTGTAAAAGATCGCTGCTAGTACTCCAAGCCTCACTGGCTATGAACTGCCTATCGGTCACCTAcgaagagagaagagaacatCAGTCAACAAACAGAACATTATGACGCATTGGTTTTcacattaacaaatgtatttggatATTTCCTAATAGCCTCTCACATTTCTCTTGGCCAGTTGTAGAAACAACTCCCTCACATCTGTGTACCAGCAAAAGATCAGTATCACTCTTGCAGTGGAATGCTGAACAGTTGTAGCTGCACGTTTTGCATCTTCCTCAATAGTCTCCCTGCTAACAGCTTCTAGAAATGCCAAACACACTCCTGATCTCTTAATCTCCTCCTGAAATGTCTGAAAATAGCAAAATAgctaaatatataaaatgatcAAGGATTCTTTCCAAAGCTTTCTCTAACATTGCTACAAATAACACATTTTATAAAAAGTAATGATAAAAGTAACAACCTGAATTGCCAGACGACCATAGTCATTGTTTGCAATGACTGCTCCAATCCAAGTCCAGTTGAAGAGTATTGCAAGTCGGGCCATGGTCTTAGCCTGGTAGACGTCACTGGGAATGGTCCTGAAGAAGTTAGGAAACCGATGTCTGTCGCTAAGACAGGGACAGCTAGCAAGGTAGCTAATCTAAAAGGggaaacataaaatgtaaatagCATATACTTGAATCAACTGTTGAAGTAAATTGTCATAATCAAACTCAATCTTAGGAAATATAATTCAATGTTCCTCCGATATTATTGATGGTGAAACTCACtactggaacagagagagaggccagtgACCTAGACAGTATTATGGCTGTGGTAGAAGAAGCCCCACCGATGATCAGCGGTATAGATGGGCCCCCTGATGAAAGTAACACTTATTAATTACATTAGAAAATCATTCAACTAAACATGAGGAGGAGACCTCACCATACTAATCAGTTTACCTTTCATTGATGACGATGTTCCAGATACATTTGATTGTGGCAGGATGGCTGTGGAGTCAcaactctccatctctcccccaacCAGTGAGAATGCTCCATGCAGCACCCAGGGATGTCTTCCACA
This genomic window contains:
- the LOC132474634 gene encoding extracellular calcium-sensing receptor-like gives rise to the protein MSWVSLFLPPWSSRAPSLLLLVMVGRDVGLRVGLEGVQTSMCSRLGLRVEEFNQGQDGDVVIGGLFNLHYQVPGIDQEFIKPPFYNPCTGLEAEILKAVYAMEFAVEEINRNPLILPGVKLNYRILDDCGLHPWVLHGAFSLVGGERESCTLYALLSSGGPSVPLIIGGASSTTAMILSRTLASLSVPVISYLASCPCLSDRHRFPNFFRTIPSDVYQAKTMARLAILFNWTWIGAVIANNDYGRLAIQAFQEEIEGSGVCLAFSEFLNRETFEEDARRAASIIEHSTARVILIFTWHRNVRELFLQLAKRNVTDRQFLASEAWSTSKDILQDVAILKVASGVLGVAIRSARIPGFKSFLQGLKPSNRPGDLLLQEFWEKEFECSLSMTLSNSQSLSDNSTTNISPASHATRSPLAATLSLCTGRETLEGVQNIFTDTAHLRAAYNTYLAVYAAAHALHSFLSCPDKDRSPRDNSSTCSSPYNITQNELLEHLNKVNFTTPNGEEFFFQGADIPAAYDLVNWKTSPDGSLKLVLIGRVDGLELHLNQTSIQWTTGSNQVPISVCSASCPPGTRRANRKGEPVCCFDCIPCTDGEVSNETGSHQCRRCPVEFWSNPGNTACIPRKVDFLSFNETMGIVLTTGAVSGVVVTTVVFVIFLCYHNTPVVRANNSELSFLLLLSLKLCFLCALVFIGRPSVWSCRLQQAAFGISFVLCVSCLQVKTIVVLAAFRSARPGAGGLMKWFGPGQQRGSVCFFTSIQVIICTIWLSLSPPIPHRDLGFQGSKVNLECAMSSVVGFAVVLGYIGFLACLCLLLAFLARKLPDNFNEAKFITFSMLIFCAVWVAFVPAYISSPGKYSVAVEIFAILASSYGLLLCIFAPKCFIILLRPERNTKKQLMGR
- the LOC132475182 gene encoding extracellular calcium-sensing receptor-like, with the translated sequence MLSASSPPMSWVSLLLTAWSSRAPSLLLVVMVSRDVGLRVGLEGVQTSMCSRWGSRVEEFNQGQDGDVVIGGLFNLHYQPPVIDQEFIKPPLYNPCTGLEVETLKSVYAMEFAVEEINRNPLILPGVKLNYRILDSCGRHPWVLHGAFSLVGGEMESCDSTAILPQSNVSGTSSSMKGGPSIPLIIGGASSTTAIILSRSLASLSVPVISYLASCPCLSDRHRFPNFFRTIPSDVYQAKTMARLAILFNWTWIGAVIANNDYGRLAIQVTDRQFIASEAWSTSSDLLQNVAILNVASGVLGVAIRSARIPGFKSFLQELKPSNRPGDLHLREFWEKEFECSLSTTPLNPQSMSDGLTTNNLTASHATKSPLSATLSLCTGRETLEGVQNIFTDTAHLRAEYNTYLAVYAAAHALHSLLSCPDKESSPRDNSSTCSSPYNITHKELLEHLNKVNFTTPNGEEFFFQGADIPAAYDLVNWKTSPDGSLKLVLIGRVDGLELHLNKTSIQWTKGSSQVPISVCSESCPPGTRRANRKGEPVCCFDCIPCTDGEVSNETGSHQCRRCPVEFWSNTGNTACIPRKVDFLSFNETMGIILTTAAVSGVVVTTAVFVIFLCYHNTPVVRANNSELSFLLLLSLKLCFLCALVFIGRPSVWSCRLQQAAFGISFVLCVSCLQVKTIVVLAAFRSARPGAGSLMKWFGPGQQRGSVCFFTSIQVIICTIWLSLSPPIPHRDLGFQGSKVNLECAMSSVVGFAVVLGYIGFLACLCLLLAFLARKLPDNFNEAKFITFSMLIFCAVWVAFVPAYISSPGKYSVAVEIFAILASSFGLLLCIFAPKCFIILLRPERNTKKQLMGR